A window from Anser cygnoides isolate HZ-2024a breed goose chromosome 1, Taihu_goose_T2T_genome, whole genome shotgun sequence encodes these proteins:
- the SLC6A15 gene encoding sodium-dependent neutral amino acid transporter B(0)AT2 codes for MPKNSKVVKRELDDEVIESVKDLLSNEDSSDDAFKKSELMVDDQEEKDVDVEEGSDVEDERPAWNSKLQYILAQVGFSVGLGNVWRFPYLCQKNGGGAYLVPYLILLLIIGIPLFFLELSVGQRIRRGSIGVWNYISPKLGGIGFASCVVCFFVALYYNVIIGWSLFYFSQSFQHPLPWDQCPLVKNTSHTFVEPECEKSSATTYYWYREALNISSSLSESGGLNWKMTICLLAAWVMVCLAMIKGIQSSGKIMYFSSLFPYVVLLCFLIRGLLLNGSLDGIRHMFTPKLEIMLEPKVWREAATQVFFALGLGFGGVIAFSSYNKRDNNCHFDAVLVSFINFFTSVLATLVVFAVLGFKANIINEKCVIQNSEKILKLLKTGNLSQDMIPHHINFSSITAEDYNLVYDIIQKVKEEEFDSLGLKSCQIEDELDKAVQGTGLAFIAFTEAMTHFPAAPFWSVMFFLMLVNLGLGSMFGTIEGIITPIVDTFKVRKEILTVICCLVAFFIGLIFVQRSGNYFVTMFDDYSATLPLLIVVILENIAVTRIYGIEKFMEDLKDMLGFSPSQYYYYMWKYVSPLVLLCLLVASIVQMGLSPPGYNAWIEDMGTEEFHSYPTWGMIVCISLMVLAILPVPIVFIVRRCNLIDDSSGSLASVSYKRGRIIKEPVNLEGDNTSLIHGKSPSEVPSPNFGKNIYRKQTGSPTLDTAPNGRYGIGYLMADMPDMPESDL; via the exons ATGCCTAAGAACAGCAAGGTAGTGAAAAGAGAACTAGATGATGAGGTCATTGAGTCGGTTAAGGACCTTCTCTCTAATGAAGACTCTTCAGATGATGCCTTTAAGAAGAGTGAGCTTATGGTTGAtgatcaggaagaaaaagatgtaGATGTTGAAGAAGGCTCAGATGTGGAAGATGAAAGACCTGCTTGGAACAGCAAACTCCAATATATTCTGGCACAAGTTGGATTTTCTGTGGGACTTGGGAATGTGTGGCGATTCCCATATCTGTGTCAGAAAAATGGTGGAG GTGCCTATCTTGTGCCATACTTAATCTTGCTACTGATCATAGGGATTCCACTCTTTTTCTTGGAGCTTTCCGTGGGGCAGAGAATCCGCCGAGGGAGTATTGGTGTATGGAATTATATCAGCCCCAAACTTGGAGGAATTGGATTTGCAAGCTGTGTA gtatGCTTCTTTGTGGCCCTGTACTACAACGTCATTATTGGATGGAGTCTGTTTTACTTTTCCCAGTCTTTTCAGCATCCATTACCGTGGGACCAGTGTCCTTTAGTTAAAAATACATCCCATACCT TTGTGGAGCCAGAGTGTGAAAAAAGTTCTGCAACAACTTATTACTGGTACAGAGAAGCACTGAATATTTCCAGCTCGCTTTCAGAGAGTGGGGGTTTAAACTGGAAGATGACTATCTGCTTGCTGGCTGCCTGGGTCATGGTATGCCTAGCCATGATCAAAGGCATTCAGTCTTCTGGGAAA ATAATGTACTTTAGTTCCCTTTTTCCTTATGTGGtacttctgtgctttctgatCAGAGGATTGCTCCTTAATGGGTCATTAGATGGAATTCGTCACATGTTCACACCTAAG CTTGAAATAATGCTGGAGCCCAAGGTCTGGAGAGAAGCTGCTACTCAGGTGTTCTTTGCCTTAGGGCTCGGATTTGGTGGAGTCATTGCCTTTTCAAGCTACAACAAGAGAGACAACAACTGCCATTTTGATGCTGTACTGGTGTCCTTCATCaattttttcacttctgtgctgGCAACCTTGGTGGTGTTTGCAGTTCTGGGCTTCAAAGCCAATatcataaatgaaaaatgtgttatcCA aaattcagagaagattttaaaacttttgaaaacagGCAATCTGAGCCAGGATATGATCCCACATCATATCAATTTCTCAAGCATTACAGCAGAAGATTACAATTTAGTTTATGACATTATTCAGAAAGTTAAGGAAGAAGAATTTGATTCACTTGGTCTGAAATCTTGTCAAATTGAGGATGAACTTGACAAG GCTGTTCAAGGAACTGGTTTAGCTTTTATTGCCTTTACAGAAGCAATGACCCACTTTCCTGCTGCTCCCTTCTGGTCAGTcatgttctttctcatgttggtgaATTTGGGACTAGGAAGTATGTTTGGAACCATTGAAGGCATCATCACACCCATTGTTGATACCTTCAAAGTTAGGAAAGAAATTCTTACTG TCATCTGCTGCTTGGTAGCATTTTTTATTGGCCTGATCTTTGTGCAGCGCtctggaaattattttgtcaCGATGTTTGATGACTACTCAGCTACTCTGCCCCTGCTTATTGTGGTCATTTTGGAGAACATTGCAGTTACCCGAATTTATGGAATAGAAAA ATTTATGGAGGATCTGAAAGACATGCTTGGTTTTTCTCCAAGTCAGTATTATTACTACATGTGGAAATATGTTTCACCTTTAGTATTGTTATGTTTGCTGGTAGCTAGTATTGTCCAAATGGGATTAAGTCCTCCTGGCTATAATGCATGGATTGAAGACATG GGTACAGAAGAGTTCCACAGCTATCCAACATGGGGAATGATTGTCTGTATATCTCTGATGGTACTGGCCATACTGCCAGTCCCAATAGTCTTCATAGTGCGTCGCTGCAACCTTATTGATGACAGCTCTGGTAGCTTGGCATCTGTATCCTACAAAAGAGGCCGGATAATAAAGGAGCCTGTTAATCTGGAGGGAGATAATACAAGTCTGATTCATGGGAAGAGTCCAAGTGAAGTGCCATCTccaaattttggaaaaaacatATATCGAAAACAGACTGGATCACCAACTCTGGATACTGCTCCAAATGGACGCTATGGTATTGGATACCTAATGGCAGATATGCCTGATATGCCAGAGTCTGACTTGtaa